From the genome of Arthrobacter alpinus, one region includes:
- the tsaB gene encoding tRNA (adenosine(37)-N6)-threonylcarbamoyltransferase complex dimerization subunit type 1 TsaB, whose translation MRILTIDTSAVASAAVLSFDPADAVRTQKVEANFATEDTRSHAEVLAPGVKSLLGDPVTEGPALDAIIVGTGPGPFTGLRSGIAMARTLAFTWGVPLYGLMSLDALAQQVFDTPRYDAGRAVAPLAVREFVVATDARRKEVYWARYSAGAQLLDGPHVGPASAVTGVQVFGAGAGLYAAELGANGCEVDPGFADVQPSALQLGRAAVRRIAAAGSLEGAGLLDTTPLYLRESDAKVPGPRKRAL comes from the coding sequence GTGCGAATTTTGACCATTGACACCTCAGCCGTGGCCAGTGCCGCGGTGCTGAGCTTTGACCCCGCGGACGCCGTGCGCACCCAAAAAGTTGAGGCGAACTTTGCCACGGAGGACACCCGAAGCCATGCCGAAGTGCTCGCGCCCGGGGTGAAATCCCTGTTGGGAGATCCCGTCACCGAAGGCCCGGCCCTGGATGCGATCATCGTCGGAACGGGTCCGGGGCCGTTCACCGGCCTGCGCTCGGGTATCGCGATGGCGCGAACCCTGGCCTTCACCTGGGGCGTGCCGCTCTATGGCCTGATGAGCCTGGATGCGCTGGCCCAGCAAGTGTTTGACACACCCAGGTACGACGCCGGACGGGCGGTGGCGCCGTTGGCCGTGCGCGAATTTGTGGTCGCCACCGACGCCCGCCGCAAGGAAGTTTACTGGGCCCGGTACAGTGCCGGTGCGCAGCTGCTGGATGGGCCCCATGTGGGTCCGGCCAGTGCGGTGACGGGGGTCCAGGTCTTCGGCGCCGGGGCCGGCCTGTACGCTGCCGAGCTGGGCGCGAACGGATGTGAGGTGGATCCCGGGTTTGCCGACGTCCAACCCAGCGCCCTCCAACTGGGCCGGGCGGCGGTGCGCAGGATTGCTGCGGCCGGGTCTCTGGAAGGCGCCGGCCTGCTGGATACCACGCCGCTGTACCTGCGTGAATCCGATGCGAAGGTGCCCGGGCCCCGGAAGCGGGCCCTGTGA
- the tsaE gene encoding tRNA (adenosine(37)-N6)-threonylcarbamoyltransferase complex ATPase subunit type 1 TsaE produces MTAWEFSTTTAEATQHLAGNLATLLQAGDLIVLSGELGAGKTTFTQGLGSSLGVRAGIISPTFVLVRIHPNLPDGPRPGGPDLVHVDAYRLGSAAEIDDIDLENTMDSAVTVVEWGADRVEHLADSRLEIDLLRATGSATLAQGPWRVPASPLPGNNPEDGTGTFDLADDDEDEPRILRLRAIGPRWAGIDFSGLDRPGEPTE; encoded by the coding sequence GTGACGGCCTGGGAATTTTCCACCACCACGGCCGAGGCGACCCAGCACCTTGCCGGGAACCTCGCCACACTGCTACAAGCAGGGGACCTGATCGTGCTCAGTGGCGAACTGGGGGCAGGGAAAACCACGTTCACCCAGGGACTGGGGAGCAGCCTGGGCGTGCGGGCCGGCATCATCTCACCGACGTTCGTGTTGGTCCGCATCCACCCTAATCTCCCTGATGGGCCCCGCCCGGGCGGGCCGGATCTGGTCCATGTGGATGCTTACAGGCTCGGATCTGCCGCTGAGATCGATGATATCGACCTGGAAAATACCATGGACTCAGCCGTCACAGTAGTGGAATGGGGTGCGGACAGGGTGGAGCACTTGGCCGACAGTCGGCTGGAAATCGATCTGCTGCGAGCCACCGGAAGCGCAACTCTGGCGCAGGGCCCGTGGCGGGTTCCGGCGTCGCCTCTCCCAGGGAACAATCCGGAGGACGGGACCGGCACCTTTGATCTGGCCGACGATGACGAAGACGAACCACGCATTTTGCGGCTCCGGGCGATTGGCCCACGCTGGGCCGGTATCGACTTCTCCGGCCTAGACCGGCCTGGCGAACCAACAGAATAG
- the alr gene encoding alanine racemase: MKSIAASVQARAVSPERQAIIDLSAISKNITALRDIAAPAKLMAVVKADAYGHGVVPVARTAVAAGAQWLGTAHVSEALTLREAGLHVPVLAWLHTPSTDFFAAVAQGIDLGCSGWELEHIAAAARAQERPARIHLKIDTGLGRNGSTMADWDALVAEAIAYQDEGLLRVVGVFSHFAVADEPHRPETDEQLQLFREAVAIAEDAGADLEVRHIANTPATLSRPDSHFDMVRVGLGIYGLSPFADQTSAQLGLIPAMTLQTRVALCKDVPAGQGVSYGLGYVTAGATTLGLIPLGYADGIPRIATGGPVHVNGRSYPVVGRIAMDQMVIDLGPDGRSHFASAEVPGSALGATAVLFGDGADGGPVVEQWAAAAGTLNYEVVTRISPRVPRTYVGGPAGTNGPGGRPANEPGGQL, translated from the coding sequence GTGAAATCCATCGCCGCATCCGTTCAGGCCCGCGCCGTCTCCCCCGAACGGCAAGCCATCATTGACCTTTCCGCGATTTCCAAAAACATAACGGCGCTGCGGGACATCGCCGCCCCAGCCAAGCTGATGGCTGTGGTGAAGGCGGACGCGTACGGGCATGGGGTGGTTCCGGTGGCCCGCACAGCGGTTGCCGCAGGCGCGCAGTGGCTGGGTACTGCCCATGTCAGCGAGGCGCTGACGCTTCGTGAAGCGGGGCTTCACGTGCCGGTCCTGGCGTGGCTGCACACGCCCTCAACCGACTTCTTCGCCGCCGTCGCCCAAGGGATCGACCTTGGCTGTTCCGGCTGGGAACTGGAGCACATTGCGGCCGCTGCCCGGGCCCAGGAACGCCCTGCCCGTATCCATCTGAAGATCGACACCGGGCTGGGCCGCAACGGCAGCACCATGGCGGACTGGGATGCGCTGGTAGCTGAGGCCATCGCCTACCAGGACGAGGGCCTGCTGCGCGTGGTGGGAGTGTTTAGTCACTTTGCGGTCGCCGATGAGCCGCACCGCCCCGAAACCGATGAGCAGCTCCAGCTCTTCCGGGAGGCGGTGGCTATCGCCGAGGACGCCGGGGCGGACCTGGAGGTGCGTCACATCGCCAACACCCCCGCAACACTGTCGCGCCCGGACTCGCACTTTGACATGGTCAGGGTGGGCCTGGGAATTTACGGGCTGTCCCCCTTTGCAGACCAGACATCTGCGCAGTTGGGCCTCATCCCGGCCATGACGCTGCAGACCCGGGTGGCGTTGTGCAAGGACGTCCCGGCGGGTCAGGGCGTGTCGTACGGGCTGGGGTATGTCACCGCTGGCGCCACCACATTGGGCCTGATTCCGCTGGGCTACGCCGATGGCATTCCGCGCATTGCCACGGGAGGTCCGGTGCACGTCAACGGCCGCAGCTACCCGGTGGTGGGCCGGATTGCCATGGACCAGATGGTGATTGATCTGGGGCCCGATGGGCGCTCACACTTTGCCAGTGCCGAGGTTCCGGGCTCCGCCTTGGGGGCCACCGCCGTGCTGTTTGGGGACGGGGCCGACGGCGGTCCTGTGGTTGAGCAGTGGGCTGCGGCGGCCGGGACGCTGAACTATGAGGTGGTGACTCGGATCAGCCCGCGCGTCCCCAGAACGTATGTGGGCGGCCCCGCGGGCACTAACGGCCCCGGCGGCCGGCCTGCCAATGAGCCAGGAGGACAGTTGTGA
- the mshA gene encoding D-inositol-3-phosphate glycosyltransferase: MHQVRRVAMLSLHTSPLDQPGGGDAGGMNVYVRQLALELAAAGVMVEIYTRRTSSGQPDTVSMAPAVNVHHIAAGPFAKISKEALPELVNKMADAVSTHIAHLTSVPVGVVHSHYWVSGMVGVLVAQTLDLPLVHTMHTMARVKNGHLQPGQAAEPGIREDGEQHIVAAATRLIANTTAEAAELEGHYDGCEQRIDIVSPGVDLKVFKPAFRDRSRQVLGVAAEDFHLVFAGRLQRLKGPHILVKAAVILRSERPDIPLRMTFLGARSGNEKYDLPQLLADAGLSASARVLPPVGPDELANWYRSADIVAVPSASESFGLVALEAQACGTAVVATNVGGLPKAVSDGRTGLLVEGRSPRLWAAAIASLYDFPQTRIDMGRAASVFAESFGWEKTAAQTMASYDLALTYQYVIPPGC; the protein is encoded by the coding sequence ATGCATCAGGTCCGACGCGTTGCCATGTTGTCCCTGCACACCTCCCCCCTCGACCAGCCCGGTGGCGGCGACGCCGGAGGCATGAACGTCTACGTCCGCCAGCTAGCGTTGGAGCTGGCCGCCGCCGGGGTGATGGTGGAGATCTACACGCGCCGTACCTCCTCCGGGCAGCCCGACACCGTGTCCATGGCACCGGCCGTCAACGTCCACCACATCGCCGCCGGCCCCTTCGCGAAAATCTCCAAGGAGGCCCTGCCGGAGCTCGTGAATAAGATGGCCGACGCCGTCTCCACCCACATTGCCCACCTCACCTCCGTGCCCGTGGGCGTGGTCCACTCCCACTATTGGGTCTCGGGCATGGTGGGGGTGCTGGTGGCTCAGACGCTGGACCTGCCGTTGGTGCACACCATGCACACCATGGCCCGGGTCAAAAACGGCCACCTGCAACCGGGGCAGGCGGCCGAACCCGGCATCAGAGAGGACGGTGAGCAGCACATCGTGGCAGCTGCCACCCGCCTGATAGCCAACACCACGGCGGAGGCCGCCGAGCTTGAAGGCCACTACGACGGCTGCGAGCAGCGCATCGACATCGTTTCGCCCGGCGTTGACCTGAAGGTTTTCAAGCCGGCTTTTCGGGACAGGTCCCGGCAGGTCCTGGGCGTTGCGGCAGAGGATTTTCACCTGGTGTTTGCCGGACGCCTACAACGCCTGAAGGGCCCTCACATCCTGGTCAAGGCAGCCGTTATCTTGCGCTCCGAGCGCCCGGACATTCCGTTGCGCATGACGTTTTTGGGCGCCCGCAGTGGCAACGAAAAATATGATCTGCCGCAACTGCTCGCGGACGCCGGGCTCAGCGCTAGCGCCAGGGTGCTCCCACCCGTTGGGCCGGACGAGTTGGCCAACTGGTACCGCAGCGCTGACATTGTGGCGGTGCCCTCCGCCAGTGAATCGTTTGGGCTGGTGGCGCTTGAGGCGCAGGCCTGCGGCACGGCCGTGGTCGCCACTAATGTGGGGGGGCTGCCCAAGGCGGTCAGTGACGGGCGTACGGGGCTATTGGTGGAGGGCAGGTCCCCCCGTCTGTGGGCCGCAGCCATTGCTTCCTTGTACGACTTTCCGCAAACCCGGATCGACATGGGTCGGGCCGCCTCTGTGTTCGCCGAATCATTTGGTTGGGAAAAGACGGCAGCCCAGACAATGGCCAGCTACGACCTCGCCTTGACCTACCAGTACGTCATCCCGCCGGGGTGCTGA